The Acinetobacter wuhouensis genome includes the window AAGTGATGCATGGCGCAGATCAAGCGGATAAAGAAATCATCGACCGTATGAAGGAAAATGATATTGTCATGACACAAGACATTCCTTTGGCAGCGCAAGTAATTGAAAAGGGTGGTGTGGCGATTCATCCACGGGGTGAGGTGTATACAACTGCCAATGTCAAAGCACGCTTACATTTACGTGATTTTATGGATACGCTACGTGGTGCTGGTGTACAAACAGGGGGACCACCTCCTATTTCTGAACGTGATAAGCGTGAGTTTTCAAGTAGCTTGGATCAAACGATTCAAAAGCAAAAGCGTAAAACTGCTGTTTAATCCGCATCAATTTCAGTGTTGTTTCGACTGACCTTATTCACATGCAGTGAATATTTTTTGCATTAATCCTAATTAAAGCAGTATTGAATCTTAGAAAAATTTTCAATGTGTTTTTCAATTTAATTTCATATCTAATATTTATTATGGAAAACAAGGCTTGTGAATATCTCACAAACTTTGAGTTGTCAGTGAATCACCGACAATCTATCTATTCGACAGACTGATTAGGAAACATTATGCCCACCAAATCTAACCTTGTGATGACCTATATTTTATTGGTCTTCATCTGGGCGAGTACACCTTTAGCGATTGTCTGGAGTGTGTCTGATTTACATATGATGTGGGCATTGGTTTTACGATTCTTTATTGCCTTACCGCTTGCAGGTTTACTTTTACTGATTCTTCAAGTAAAGCTTCCCCTTAATAAAATTGCGCTACACAGTTATTTAGCAGGTTCTTTTAGTTTTATTGGTTCGCAAATATTTACTTATGCAGCAACCAGTTATTTGAGTTCAGGCATGATCGCATTGATGTTTGGACTCGCACCAATCATGGCGGGTTTGATTGGTCGTTTTGGTTTTGGTCAACGATTATTGGGCATTCAATGGTTGGGAATGCTCGTTGCAGTATGTGGTTTAGCGATTATTTGTACCAGTAGTGGTGCAAGTCAGCATGTACATCCGATTGGGATTGCACTGATGTTGATGAGTGTGTTTACTTACGCACTGTCGATCTTTTGGGTGAAAAAAGTTAATGCAGACGTTGTCCCAATGGCTCAGGCAACGGGTTCTATTCTCGTTTCAACACTGTTTGCAATTTGTATTATCCCTTTTATTTGGCAACATATGCCTACCCATATTCCCAATACAAAATCATTGTTAGCATTGATGTATACGGTGTTTATGGCATCTTTATTGGCAATGTTCTGCTATTTCAAATTGGTACAAAATATTAAAGCAACGACACTATCACTGACCACAGTGATGACTCCGATGATTGCGATGTTTTTAGGAGCAATGTTAAATAATGAAAAACCGACTGTATCGGTATTTTTCGGTGCTGCGGTTTTAATCTTTGGTTTAATTTTATATTTCTATAAAGACTTTAAAGCTTCTAGAACGCTTGAGCATAAAATGAAAAGTTAATGATTCAATCAAAATAAAAGAATTGATCGACTGACTGATTATTAACAGATGTTACGCATTTAAACTACGTCTAAAACTGAGAGTGCTCAAAATTTTTACTATTTAACAATATTCTTGAGTTAGCACAGCCTCATTTGCCTTGCAAAGTTTGAATTACTTTGTGCAGGCGTTTGTCACTTTGAAGGATCAAAGTAACCAAAATCCTTTGTTGGATATGAGAAGTGAGGCTTCGCAAGATCTCCTGTCTTCGGAGTATACTTCTCATGTCCAACGGCGACATCCCTGTCGCCTAACGCGATAGCACCACTGATTTGAAATCACAGCCCCTAGTAATTTTGTAATAATCATTGATGGTAATCAGCCCTCATACATTAAAAATGTAGAAGCGTCCCATAATGTACTCTCTGAGTAACATCAGTTATTTAGTTATGAAGCTGTTTCAGGGTATTCAACTTCTTCGCCTTTGTTATAGCTTGCAAAACGCGGTTGATCTCTTTTAAACACTGGTGCAGTCGATTCCCAAGGCCATTTTCCAAAATGTGTTTGGCGATAGCGGGCAAATGCGGTGTTGAGTTCTTCATCAGAATTCAGTACGAATGGTCCACGCATTGCGACAGGTGCGCCAATCGGTTCACCTTCCAGCCACATGATTCGTCCAATTTCTGCGCCATTTTTTAGATGAATATCCACATCTGATTTCAACTCAACCAAGTGTTTAAATGGAATCGTTTCACCTTCAATCTCTAAAGTCGGTCCATTATAAAAATAGCAAAAGCGGTTGGATGTCGCTGTAGTCGCAGGAATTGTCAGTTCAGCATGTGGATCAAGCTGAATCATGAAAATATTTACTTTATTTTCTTTGGCATGTGCCCAAGAGTTTTTTGGGCGTTCTAAAGCTTGTTGGGATTTAAACTCACCAGATACCACACGAATATCTGTCTTTACACCTTGTGCATCTGTTTCGATGACATGCGGAATATGTTCACGCCACATCATTTTATACGCTGGATCTTCGGTTTTCTCTTGCGGAGATGAGTTGAACCAAATTTGAAATAATTCAAAAGGATTTTCTTTATCTGTATGTAAAAGTGGGAACATTTCACAGTGCTCAATACCATTTCCTGTACTCAGCCATTGCACATCGCCTGCACCATAACGACCACTATTGCCTAAAGAATCAAAATGATCAACATAGCCACTTTCAACAAAGGTAATGGTTTCAAAACCTGTATGCGGGTGTTCTGGAAAACCTGGCACTCCAGTTTCGCTATAGTACATACGATAAGGTTTTTCATCGGTTGGTGGCGTGACAGGTTGCATTTGCTCATTGCCTATAGGGAAATGGTCAATATGATGCGCTGTAAAAAGGAACGGATCTTTCAAATCTAGTCGAAATTCGATGGGTTGAATTGCATAAATGATTTCGTGATTGCTTATTTTTTCTTGTTCTGACATGGATGTTATTCCTTCATTTATCGTGGATCATGTCAATCAAGTATAACGATGATTAGGTTAAATAGTTGATGAAATCATGTATCGAATTGAGAACAATCTGTTCTAAAAATGCATTTAATCAGCATATCGTTCAAATCAAATACAGGGTTTTAATTGAAAATTCATTGAATATTAAAATCATATTCATGCATTGAGTTATATATTAATTCTAGATAATAAATTTAAAATTTATGATAAATAAAAAACTCATAATGTTTAAATAATTTTGAATAAAGAAACATCATTAAATAACTTAGGATGAAGATAATATTATTTATCGCGTGAATAGAGATGACTAAAAAGATTAGTTTTAATGCCTTTGAAATGAATTGTATAGCACATCAATCTCCTGGTTTATGGCGACATCCTGCCGATCGTTCAACAGAATACAAAGATATTGAATATTGGACAGATCTTGCCAAGATTTTAGAAAAAGGGTTGTTTGATGGTATTTTTATTGCGGATGTACTTGGAATTTATGATGTCTATCATCATAGTGCTGAACATGCGCTAACAGGTGCTGTACAAGTACCTGTCAATGATCCTTTGCAAATTGTCCCTGCGATGGCAGCCGTCACTAAGCATCTAGGTTTCGGGGTGACGACATCGATTTCTTTTGAACATCCTTATCCTTTTGCTCGTCGAATCAGTACTTTGGATCATTTGACTAAAGGGCGAGTCGGTTGGAATATTGTCACGTCTTATTTGGAAAGTGGTTCAAAGAATCTGGGTTTAAAAACGCAACTCAATCATGATGATCGCTATGATATTGCTGATGAATACTTAGAAGTTTTATATAAATTATGGGAAGGTTCTTGGGAAAATGATGCAGTTTTAAGAGATAAACAAGCAGGCATATTTGCAGATCATAGTAAGGTTCATCCTATTGAACATGAAGGAAAATATTTTAAGGTTCCAGGTATTCATATTTGTGAGCCTTCACCTCAACGGACTCCAGTATTGTATCAAGCAGGAGCTTCATCTCGTGGGCAGCAGTTCGCCAGTCAAAATGCTGAATGTATCTTTATTGCGCCTCCTTCAAAAATCGCTGCGAAGAAAGTGGTTCAGAGTATTCGACAAAAATTGCGTGAAGAAGGACGTGATCCATATTCTGTTAAAATTTATACCTTATTATCTATTGTGACGGATGAAACAGATCAGAAAGCACAAGAAAAGTTCAAAGAATATCAATCTTATGGGAGTTATGATGGCGCATTGACTCTGGTTTCGGGATGGTCAGGTGTGGATTTTTCACAGTACCAACCGCATGATCAAGTTGAATATATTAAAACCAATGCGATTCAATCGATGTTAGATGCTTATGTCAATGCAGACCCTAATCGGGTGTGGACGATTGAAGAAATCGCACATTGGAATAGTGTTGGAGGTAATGGTCCGGTATTGGTTGGTTCAGCCTCGACGGTTGCAGATGAATTGCAACATTGGGTGGATGATACCGATGTCGATGGTTTTAATTTAGCTTATATACTTGCACATCAAAGTTTTATCGATGTGGTTGAGCATATTGTACCTGAGCTACAACGCCGTGGTGTTTATCAAACTGCGTATCGTGAGGGAACTTTGCGAGAGAAGTTGTTTGGTGCAGGGGCGCATTTACCTGAGCATCATCGTGGTGCACAGTTCCGCCATTCTCATGATAAGGAGAACTCAGGAAAATTTTCTGAAGCCAGTTAGTTATATAGCGTTTTATATAGAATTTTCTGTTTAATAGACCTCTTGCGAAAGTGATTTCCAAAGTGAATGAGCCAAAAATGGAGGTTCCCTCTCCTGGCAGGAGAGGGTTAGGGAGAGGTTCTCTTTAAAAAATCCCCTCATCCTCTTGCGGAGTTACCTCCTCATCCCAAAGGGAGAAGGAACTCCTGATACTTTTTAGATTAATATTTGGATTTAATGTTTGCTTGTTTTTTGATTTACGCAAGAGGTCTAATATATAAAGTTATTTAAGATTTAACCATTTTAATGATTATTTAAATCGTCTTATTCAGAATGATTGTGTCTAAAATATATTAAAAGCCTAAATAAACATTGTTTTATTTAGGCTTTATTTGTTTTTTATGAATTATCATTTTTTGTGATAAATTTATAAATTCAGCCTGAATAATAAAAGCATTTATTTGTATAAATATAATCAAAAAATAGTGCTAGTTTAAATTCATACCTATTTAAAAAAGAGTATTTGTAATGACTGATTTAAATCAAAATAATTTTTCTTCTCAGACGGCTGTACCTTTACAATTTTTCGAATTGAATCATGATGCGCATGTGATTCAATCTGATGAAGAAGCTATTCAAGTGGCACAGAATTTAGCCAAAGAATTTGCCAAAGAAGCATCTCAACGTGACCATGAACGTCGTTTACCACTTGAAGAAATTCAACAATATTCACAAAGTGGCTTGTGGGGCATTAACATTCCTAAAGCATTTGGTGGCGCAGGGGTAAAATATCGCACTTTGGCAGAAGTGGTTAAAACCATTTCAAGTGTAGATCCATCATTGGGGCAAATTGCACAAAACCATTGGGCGTTCATTGAACATTTACGTTTAGATGCAAGCCCAGAACAACAACAATTTTTCTTCTCAGAAATTTTAAAAGGTCGTCGCCTAGGGAATGCATTCTCAGAAAAAGGCAGTAAAACCGTTGGGGATTTAGAAACCAAGATCCATAAAACGGCACAAGGTTATGAAATTAATGGTCAAAAATTCTTTGCAACCGGTGCATTGTTGGCACATTGGGTTCCTGTCGTTGCAGTGAATGAGCAAGGTTTACCTGTAGTTGCATTGACACCACGTACAACCAATGGGCTTGAAATTGTCAATGATTGGTCTGGTTTCGGTCAGCGTACTACAGCAAGTGGTACCGTGTTGTTAAAACAAGTCCAAGTTGATGAAAAATATATTGTTCCAATTCATCAAGCTTTTGAGCGACCAACTGCGGCAGGTGCAATTTCACAATTTATTCAAGCTGCTGTGGATGCGGGGATTGCACGTGGTGCGATTGAAGAAACCATTCAATATGTCCGTTTGCACTCACGTCCTTGGATTGATTCAGGTTTAGAGAAAGCAACGGATGATCCTTATACCATTGCTAATATTGGTGAGTTAAAAATTAAATTACGTGCAGCAGAAGCGGTGCTCGACTTAGCAGGTGATGCGATTGATCGTGTAATTGCAAATCCAACTGAAGAAACGGCGAATGAAGCGGCACTATTGACTGCTGAAGCAAAGGTTTTGACCACTGAAATTGCATTACTTGCATCAAATAAACTGTTTGAATTATCAGGGACGCGTTCAACTTTATCCGAGCTGAATTTAGATCGTCATTGGCGTAATGCGCGCACCCATACTTTACATGATCCTGTGCGTTGGAAATTCAACTTGGTGGGTAATTATTATTTAAATAACGTTCATTTGCCACGTCATGCGTGGAGCTAAGAAGAATAATAAATAATTAAAAAGAGGAGTTTTAAAATGGGTAATTTAGATATTCAGAATCGCTTTTTAGAAGATTTATCAGTCTCTGCGGATTATGAAAAAGTTGCTGCGAAGTATCGTCCAATTTTTGAAAAAATTGCAGAGGGTGTCGTAGAGCGTGAAAAAAATCGAATCTTGCCTTATGAGCAAATCAATTTGCTTAAGCAAGCAGGATTTGGCGCGTTACGTGTACCTGTGAAGTTTGGAGGTGATGGTGTTTCTATCCCTCAATTATTTCAATTATTGATTGAGCTTGCTAAGGCAGATTCAAATATTGTTCAGGCTTTGCGTGGGCATTTTGCATTCGTTGAAGATCGTTTAAATGCGCATAAATTTGAAAGCCAAGAACTGTGGTTCAAGCGCTTTGTTCAAGGTGACTTAGCAGGCAATGCGTGGACTGAAATTGGTCAGGTGAAAATCGGTGATGTTATTACCCGTGTGACGCAAAAGGGCAATCAACTCTTGGTGAATGGTAAAAAATATTATTCAACAGGGACAATCTTTGCCGATTGGGTGGATTTATTCGCCTATGATGAAACGACTGATCAGCATGTGATTGCTGCGATTTCACGTCATGCTTCAGGCGTGGAAGTTCTAGATGATTGGGATGGTTTTGGTCAAAGAACCACGGGCAGTGGCACATTAACATTGAACGATGTTGCTATCGAACGTGATCATATTTTACCTTTTGATCAGCGTTTTAAATATCAAACTGCATTTTACCAAGTGTTTCATTTAGCAACATTGGCGGGTATTGCACATGCAGCCGTTGCAACATTTGTGCATGAAGTGCAAAAGCGTGACCGTATTTTCAGTCATGGTAATGCTGATTTGGTACGTAATGATCCACAAATTTTACAAGTGATTGGTAAGGCATCTTCACAGGCTTATGCAAGTGAAAGTATTACTATCCGTACAGCTGAAGCGCTGCAACGTGCTTATATTAGCCACTTTGGTGAGTCTGAAGTTAAAAATATTCAAGCCAATAATGATGCGGAGCTTGAGTCTTCTCAAGGGCAGGTGGTTATTTCTGAATTGGTATTGGATTTGACTAGTCAATTGTTTAATTCATTGGGTGCTTCGGCAAGTACAACAGCAAAACAGCTTGATCGCTTTTGGCGTAATGCACGAGTAGTTTCTTCGCATAATCCGCTTATTTATAAAGAGAAAGTTATTGGTGATTGGGAAGTCAATCGTGAACCTTTACCTTTTGTTTGGCAAATTGGGGCAAGCCCTAAAGTGGGTGCAGCTTGATTTTGGATTGAGATAGATTTTTTAAGAAAATTGATAGCTATTAAATGAAAGTAACTGTATTCATCCAAACATTATTTCACTGAAAGTTACAAAAACTTGCTTCGGCAAGTTTTTGTTTTCTATGCAAATGAATTTAATTTTTAATTAATGTACTCATGAGTATATAAATTGGCACATTTTGTACTATGAGCTTAAAACAAAGTTAGAGTAGATTAGGATGGTGAAAACAAAAAATTAAAGAGGACAGTATGTCATTAAAGGGAAAAACACTATTTATCACGGGTGCAAGTCGTGGTATCGGACGTGAAATTGCATTAAAAGCAGCTAAAGATGGTGCAAATATTGTCATTGCGGCAAAGTCGGCTGAAGAACATCCCAAGCTCGGTGGTTCAATTTATACCGTTGCCAAAGAGGTCGAAGAGGCGGGCGGACAAGCTTTAGCGATTCAACTGGATGTACGTGATCAAGATGCAGTTGCAATCGCCATGAAGCAAGCCGCAGAGCATTTCGGTGGCATAGATATTCTCATTAATAACGCAGGCGCAATTAAACTGTCGGGTGTGGAATTGCTTGATCCTAATCGTTTTGATTTGATGTATCAGATCAATACTCGTGCGGTGTTGGTGTGTAGCCAAGCGGCTTTACCATATTTAAAGAATAGTGAAAATCCTCACATTCTTAGCTTATCTCCTCCACTAAACTTAGATGAAAAATGGTTTGCGAGCTATGCACCATACACTATCACCAAATATGGCATGAGTATGTTGACGATCGGAATGAATCAAGAATTTTCGAATTATGGTGTGAGTGTTAATTCTTTGTGGCCAAGAACGATTATTGCGACAGCAGCGATTGAGTTTTCATTGGGTGGAAAACAATTGTTTAATCAGGCACGTAAACCGAATATCATGGCAGATGCGGCTTATGAAATTTTAACAAGTCAGAAACGTGCGATTACAGGACGTCTAATCATTGATGAAGAGATTTTACGTGAGTCAGGTGTAACCGATTTCTCAGAATATCGTTATGCGGAATCCGAAGAGCAGTTGATGGTGGATCTGTTTGTTAAAGAATAGTTCGGAATGAAATAAATTATAGTCCCTCTTTTCTTTGTTATTCTCTAGCGATGAGGAAAGAGGGAATTTAAATTGAAAAAAAATTACATCTGATATTGGTTTATTTGTTTAAAATCGGTGCATTTAGGCATTGGAAAAAATTCAAAAAAAGTGGAAGATAATCACTTGAATACAAAAAATGTGTGAGATGTTATTTCGTGTTTGAGTTGGATTGTAAGTTACTCAGTATTTTTTACTATATCTATAAATTTAAAAGCGTTTCCGTCGCCGCAGATCATTTGGCGATGAGTCAGCCTACTGTCAGTAATATTCTCAATAAAATTCGTTCGCACTATAACGATCCGTTATTTTTACGTATTGGCAATGAAATGGTGCCAACCGAATTGTCCAAACAGCTTTATCCATTGGTGAGTGAAGCTTTAAGCAAAGTTGAAATTATCAATAATTTCAGTGTGGATTTTGATCAAACAGCTTCACAACAACAGTTTACAGTGGCAATGACCGATGTTTCGCATTTGGTCTTATTGCCGAAAATTTCTCAATATTTAAAAGAACATGCACCGCATGTAAAACTCAATGTCCGTGCGATCACTTCTGAAACCAGTTATCAAATGGCGAATGGTGAAATTGATCTTGCGATTGGATTTTTACCACAGTTGGAAAATGGTTTTTATCAACAAAAATTGTTTGAACAGTTTTATGTGGTGATCGCTTCCAAAGATCATCCACGTTTAAATAATCACAGTATTTCGGTTGAGCAATATTTAAATGAATCTCACATTGATATTGATGCAGGCGTAGGGCATTACCATATTGCCAATGAGTTGTTAAATTTAGATTTAAAACGTAATGTGTTGATGCGCATCCCGAGTTATTTGGGCGTTGGATTGGTGGTTCAAGACACTGATTCGATCGCAACAGTGCCGTATTATTTGAGCGAAGTGTTACTTTCACGTGGCAATCTACAGATTCTTCCTGCACCGATTTCATTCCCAACCTATTCGATCAAGCAGTATTGGCACATGTCTTGCCATCATAAGACCAGTCATCAATGGTTAAGACATATGTGTTATGAAATTTTCAGTCAGGTCAATTCAATGCCTTTACCGAGTCAGTTATTGAATACACATGAAGCAGAATAATCACTGATGGTTAATTCGGATGAATGATGTTTAATGTTCAAAAAATTAGACAAGATCTTGATTCAGAAATAAATGTAGATGGCAAAGTCTGTAAGCAATATGCCCATGAAATTGAAGAATATGTATTGGAGCTAAAAAAATTCCCAAACGAAATTTTTCAGATTTATTTACAGCTTCTAGATTCACCAAATTTTTTTCAATTTCATGGAATTTATCATTTTTTCAAACAGTTATACTTTGATTTTGAAAAGCTATCACCATTACAAAAGCAACAGCTCAAAATTAAAATTATCGAGTGTTTACAACATCCTGTTGAAAATAATCTAGAACTTTGGTTGTCTGAAATTATTCAAAACAAATATTAAATCATTGTTGATCTGAACTTATTCCGCTTGTAATTCAGCTTCAGTCAACTTGTCTGGTGTCATGAGTGCTTGATTAACATAAAGTTTAATTAAGCGTTCACGTGAACCGATCGACTTTTGATAATGCGTTGAATTGAGTAGTAATGATGCGCCGTAAGTGATCGTCCAAATATAAGATAAATAATCACGAATCGACATAATACTATTCAGCGATTTCAGATGTGCACCAAATAAGTCTTTAAGTTCCAAAATACGTTGTTCACGGATGGTATATAGTTCTTCGAATAAGTCTTTGAGTTTGCGCTCATTATTGGTTAAACGTTCTTCTATGACATGCAATAAAATAGTTCGATTCGAATTGAGCATGTTGTAGAGCATGTATTGTGATACATAAATTTTGATGTCGTGATGATAAGCTTTTGAAATATCTAAAAGTCTTTTTTCATTCAAAATAATCAATTCAAGATAAAGCTGATTTTTGCTTTTAAAATGTTTATAGATTGTCCCTTTGGCAATATCAAGTTCTGCGGCAAGCTCACTTAACGTAATATCCTGATTATTATCTAGTAATAATGTCTCTGCCATGGCTAAAATTTTCTCTTTACGTAGTAGAAAATTTTGTTGGCGAACTGAACTCATCCTATTGTTCCAAACCATTGAAAGCACTGGCTTAGAGTATATCAGCTATTTATTTGTTTCAATCAAACTATAGTCAATGACCCATAAGAAAATGTTTCAAAATAAAAATACTTATCCAATAATTTAACGTTTTACAAAAAATGAATCTGTTGATTTTTTATTGTCAATGAAAATGAACCTGTGAGATCATTTTATGTAAATATATTTCCATTTTATTTGAATTTGATTTATTGTTTTTCGCATGTTTTTAAAATTTGAAAATCTTACATTAACCTTGTAATTATTATGTTATGTGTATATTTTTTTGAATAAATAAATTCTAAGTTAAAGTTGTGTTTAATCTTTTTTTGGGTGATTTTGTTCAAGTTATTGATATAAATAGTGTTGATGGATATGCAATGCTTTTCAGTATTATTCTTTGAATAAAGAGCAAAAAAGCCAATAGATACATTGATTTTGATTTAAAAATAAATGACTTTTCACATGGTTTATTGTGGAGGGCGATTGAAATAGATAATTTTTATATGTGTTTATTTCAATAATGAGTGATTTATACAGCACTTTT containing:
- a CDS encoding LysR substrate-binding domain-containing protein, with translation MFELDCKLLSIFYYIYKFKSVSVAADHLAMSQPTVSNILNKIRSHYNDPLFLRIGNEMVPTELSKQLYPLVSEALSKVEIINNFSVDFDQTASQQQFTVAMTDVSHLVLLPKISQYLKEHAPHVKLNVRAITSETSYQMANGEIDLAIGFLPQLENGFYQQKLFEQFYVVIASKDHPRLNNHSISVEQYLNESHIDIDAGVGHYHIANELLNLDLKRNVLMRIPSYLGVGLVVQDTDSIATVPYYLSEVLLSRGNLQILPAPISFPTYSIKQYWHMSCHHKTSHQWLRHMCYEIFSQVNSMPLPSQLLNTHEAE
- a CDS encoding pirin family protein, translating into MSEQEKISNHEIIYAIQPIEFRLDLKDPFLFTAHHIDHFPIGNEQMQPVTPPTDEKPYRMYYSETGVPGFPEHPHTGFETITFVESGYVDHFDSLGNSGRYGAGDVQWLSTGNGIEHCEMFPLLHTDKENPFELFQIWFNSSPQEKTEDPAYKMMWREHIPHVIETDAQGVKTDIRVVSGEFKSQQALERPKNSWAHAKENKVNIFMIQLDPHAELTIPATTATSNRFCYFYNGPTLEIEGETIPFKHLVELKSDVDIHLKNGAEIGRIMWLEGEPIGAPVAMRGPFVLNSDEELNTAFARYRQTHFGKWPWESTAPVFKRDQPRFASYNKGEEVEYPETAS
- a CDS encoding LLM class flavin-dependent oxidoreductase codes for the protein MTKKISFNAFEMNCIAHQSPGLWRHPADRSTEYKDIEYWTDLAKILEKGLFDGIFIADVLGIYDVYHHSAEHALTGAVQVPVNDPLQIVPAMAAVTKHLGFGVTTSISFEHPYPFARRISTLDHLTKGRVGWNIVTSYLESGSKNLGLKTQLNHDDRYDIADEYLEVLYKLWEGSWENDAVLRDKQAGIFADHSKVHPIEHEGKYFKVPGIHICEPSPQRTPVLYQAGASSRGQQFASQNAECIFIAPPSKIAAKKVVQSIRQKLREEGRDPYSVKIYTLLSIVTDETDQKAQEKFKEYQSYGSYDGALTLVSGWSGVDFSQYQPHDQVEYIKTNAIQSMLDAYVNADPNRVWTIEEIAHWNSVGGNGPVLVGSASTVADELQHWVDDTDVDGFNLAYILAHQSFIDVVEHIVPELQRRGVYQTAYREGTLREKLFGAGAHLPEHHRGAQFRHSHDKENSGKFSEAS
- a CDS encoding DMT family transporter, translating into MPTKSNLVMTYILLVFIWASTPLAIVWSVSDLHMMWALVLRFFIALPLAGLLLLILQVKLPLNKIALHSYLAGSFSFIGSQIFTYAATSYLSSGMIALMFGLAPIMAGLIGRFGFGQRLLGIQWLGMLVAVCGLAIICTSSGASQHVHPIGIALMLMSVFTYALSIFWVKKVNADVVPMAQATGSILVSTLFAICIIPFIWQHMPTHIPNTKSLLALMYTVFMASLLAMFCYFKLVQNIKATTLSLTTVMTPMIAMFLGAMLNNEKPTVSVFFGAAVLIFGLILYFYKDFKASRTLEHKMKS
- a CDS encoding YaiI/YqxD family protein, with the protein product MSRAVVLPFKLWVDADALPKILRDVIIRASDRYQLEVTFVANQSVGITPSVRINSIQVMHGADQADKEIIDRMKENDIVMTQDIPLAAQVIEKGGVAIHPRGEVYTTANVKARLHLRDFMDTLRGAGVQTGGPPPISERDKREFSSSLDQTIQKQKRKTAV
- a CDS encoding acyl-CoA dehydrogenase family protein — encoded protein: MGNLDIQNRFLEDLSVSADYEKVAAKYRPIFEKIAEGVVEREKNRILPYEQINLLKQAGFGALRVPVKFGGDGVSIPQLFQLLIELAKADSNIVQALRGHFAFVEDRLNAHKFESQELWFKRFVQGDLAGNAWTEIGQVKIGDVITRVTQKGNQLLVNGKKYYSTGTIFADWVDLFAYDETTDQHVIAAISRHASGVEVLDDWDGFGQRTTGSGTLTLNDVAIERDHILPFDQRFKYQTAFYQVFHLATLAGIAHAAVATFVHEVQKRDRIFSHGNADLVRNDPQILQVIGKASSQAYASESITIRTAEALQRAYISHFGESEVKNIQANNDAELESSQGQVVISELVLDLTSQLFNSLGASASTTAKQLDRFWRNARVVSSHNPLIYKEKVIGDWEVNREPLPFVWQIGASPKVGAA
- a CDS encoding SfnB family sulfur acquisition oxidoreductase, producing the protein MTDLNQNNFSSQTAVPLQFFELNHDAHVIQSDEEAIQVAQNLAKEFAKEASQRDHERRLPLEEIQQYSQSGLWGINIPKAFGGAGVKYRTLAEVVKTISSVDPSLGQIAQNHWAFIEHLRLDASPEQQQFFFSEILKGRRLGNAFSEKGSKTVGDLETKIHKTAQGYEINGQKFFATGALLAHWVPVVAVNEQGLPVVALTPRTTNGLEIVNDWSGFGQRTTASGTVLLKQVQVDEKYIVPIHQAFERPTAAGAISQFIQAAVDAGIARGAIEETIQYVRLHSRPWIDSGLEKATDDPYTIANIGELKIKLRAAEAVLDLAGDAIDRVIANPTEETANEAALLTAEAKVLTTEIALLASNKLFELSGTRSTLSELNLDRHWRNARTHTLHDPVRWKFNLVGNYYLNNVHLPRHAWS
- a CDS encoding SDR family oxidoreductase produces the protein MSLKGKTLFITGASRGIGREIALKAAKDGANIVIAAKSAEEHPKLGGSIYTVAKEVEEAGGQALAIQLDVRDQDAVAIAMKQAAEHFGGIDILINNAGAIKLSGVELLDPNRFDLMYQINTRAVLVCSQAALPYLKNSENPHILSLSPPLNLDEKWFASYAPYTITKYGMSMLTIGMNQEFSNYGVSVNSLWPRTIIATAAIEFSLGGKQLFNQARKPNIMADAAYEILTSQKRAITGRLIIDEEILRESGVTDFSEYRYAESEEQLMVDLFVKE
- a CDS encoding TetR/AcrR family transcriptional regulator, with protein sequence MSSVRQQNFLLRKEKILAMAETLLLDNNQDITLSELAAELDIAKGTIYKHFKSKNQLYLELIILNEKRLLDISKAYHHDIKIYVSQYMLYNMLNSNRTILLHVIEERLTNNERKLKDLFEELYTIREQRILELKDLFGAHLKSLNSIMSIRDYLSYIWTITYGASLLLNSTHYQKSIGSRERLIKLYVNQALMTPDKLTEAELQAE